A window of Panicum virgatum strain AP13 chromosome 8K, P.virgatum_v5, whole genome shotgun sequence contains these coding sequences:
- the LOC120645277 gene encoding importin beta-like SAD2 homolog — MEIETPAALAGDELRRLLAATISPDKAAVDAAAAGLDRAAADPRFPLAILAVAAGDGDQGVRVAAATYLKNFIRRNMESSLSSSQLYKEFRDQLAQTLLQVEPAILRVLIEAFRQVVEKDFVKDNLWPELIPQLKLVIQSSNLISPGQHPEWNTINALKVLQSAVRPFQYFLNPKVAKEPVPQQLEQIAAEILVPLQVTFHHFADKVLLSPDATKLEYEQLLLITCKCMYFTIRSYMPSRVKQILPSFCKDMYRILHSLDFNSLPEDGAMMRLKIAKRCLIIFCALVTRHRKHADDQMPHIVNCAIKISKQSINLSGLDSLPNRIFSLAFDVISRVLETGPGWRLVSPHFSSLLDSAIFPALALNEKDIAEWEEDTDEYLQKNLPSELDEISGWTEDLFTARKSAINLLGVIALSKGPPVASAASKRKKGDKSKGKSERSSIGELLVIPFLSKFPIPSHGEDASSRAVRNYFGVLMAYGGLQDFLTENKELTVTLIRNRILPLYSMDPCSPYLISTANWVIGQLAMCLPEAMNTSVYHSLMKALTMEDMEDITCYPVCASASGAIAELIENSYAPPDWLILLQAVVKRISTGDENESALLFKLLGTIVEGGQEKVLPHIPEIVSNIANTVMQLLPPVPDPWPQVVEQGFTSLVAMAQAWESSAPDENRKHEKRVWHSGQSSIARTFSLLLQRAWLLPVEHMENSCSSLPPPSCVNDASVLLEFVMRSVTCMEETARMKVFELVPIWADTIANWDSWEEMEDQGVFNTIKEAINFHQRFDLTGFFLKMLPSQSENGSQSSVIGRVSNFVTRAIAAYPSATWRACSCIHTLLHAPNFSLGTEDARKAIAVSFAQAAFSHFKSISESPAGIWKPLLLAISSCYICYPDAIEQVLNNYDGNGYTIWASALAQVSSSSFSPGLSSESEIKLAVLTLSTVIEHLLVLSMVGTKVFQDCYVSLMESCIQLKEVEEDGDNDDDDVGAEDLDDDEEEEDTEDDDEDSEDDDVREETEEEFLERYALAAAAESIEVVEEGDLDEETQDIELGSLDEVDIQLVVLSLIQKQPALQAQTLPDGLVERIAETFPEYEHLCHVGRQA, encoded by the exons ATGGAGATCGAGACAcccgccgcccttgccggcgACGAGCTGCGGCGGCTCCTCGCCGCCACCATCAGCCCCGACAAGGCGGcggtggacgccgccgccgcggggctcgACAGGGCAGCTGCCGACCCGCGCTTCCCCCTCGccatcctcgccgtcgccgcag GGGATGGTGATCAAGGGGTAAGAGTTGCTGCCGCTACGTACTTGAAGAATTTCATCCGGCGCAATATGGAAAGCAGCCTGTCTTCATCTCAGCTTTACAAGGAGTTTCGCGACCAACTTGCCCAAACTTTGCTCCAAGTAGAACCTGCAATTCTTCGAGTGCTGATTGAAGCT TTCCGCCAAGTTGTTGAAAAAGATTTTGTCAAGGATAACTTGTGGCCTGAGCTTATCCCTCAGCTGAAACTAGTGATCCAGAGCAGTAATCTTATTAGTCCAGGCCAGCATCCTGAGTGGAATaccattaatgctctcaaagtACTTCAATCTGCGGTTAGGCCCTTCCAG TATTTCTTGAATCCAAAAGTTGCAAAAGAGCCTGTTCCACAACAATTGGAGCAAATTGCAGCTGAGATTCTCGTACCATTGCAAGTGACATTCCATCATTTTGCTGACAAG GTTCTGCTGTCACCCGATGCGACTAAATTGGAATATGAGCAGCTCTTACTCATCACATGCAAATGCATGTATTTCACT ATCAGGTCATACATGCCATCTAGGGTGAAGCAAATTTTGCCTTCCTTTTGCAAAGACATGTACCGTATACTACATTCTTTGGACTTTAATAGTCTTCCTGAAGATGGAGCTATGATGAGGCTCAAGATTGCAAAGAGATGTCTCATTATATTTTGCGCACTTGTTACTCGGCACCGGAAGCATGCAGATGA CCAGATGCCACATATTGTCAACTGCGCAATCAAAATATCAAAACAAAGCATTAATTTAAGT GGACTCGACTCTCTCCCCAACAGGATATTTTCATTAGCATTTGATGTGATTTCTCGAGTTTTGGAAACAGGACCA GGGTGGCGACTTGTTTCACCACATTTTTCTTCACTTCTGGATTCAGCAATTTTTCCAGCACTAGCATTGAATGAGAAG GATATAGCAGAGTGGGAGGAAGATACTGATGAGTATTTGCAAAAGAATCTTCCTTCTGAACTT GATGAAATTTCAGGGTGGACTGAGGATTTATTCACTGCAAGGAAAAGTGCAATCAATTTACTTGGTGTTATAGCACTGTCAAAG GGTCCACCAGTTGCATCTGCAGCATCCAAGCGCAAGAAAGGTGATAAAAGTAAAGGAAAATCAGAAAGGAGCTCCATTGGGGAGTTATTGGTCATTCCATTCCTGTCAAAATTTCCTATACCTTCTCATGGCGAAGATGCATCATCAAGGGCTGTGCGGAA TTATTTTGGCGTTTTAATGGCATATGGAGGCCTCCAAGAT TTTCTGACTGAGAACAAAGAGTTGACAGTTACATTGATCAGGAATCGGATTCTTCCATTGTATTCAATGGATCCATGCAGCCCATATTTAATTTCAACAGCTAATTGGGTTATTGGACAGCTTGCGATGTGCCTACCAGAG GCAATGAACACTAGTGTTTATCATTCCTTAATGAAGGCATTGACCATGGAGGATATGGAGGACATAACTTGCTATCCAGTTTGTGCCTCTGCTTCTGGTGCTATTGCAGAACTAATCGAG AACAGTTATGCTCCACCTGACTGGCTCATTCTTTTGCAAGCGGTTGTGAAAAGAATAAGTACTGGAGATGAAAACGAATCTGCTCTTCTGTTTAAACTTCTGGGCACTATAGTTGAGGGTGGGCAAGAAAAAGTTCTGCCTCATATTCCCGAAATTGTGTCTAACATTGCCAATACTGTAATGCAGCTTCTGCCCCCTGTTCCAGATCCCTGGCCTCAG GTTGTTGAACAGGGTTTTACCTCACTGGTAGCGATGGCTCAAGCTTGGGAGAGCTCAGCGCCAGATGAAAACAGGAAACATGAAAAGAGGGTCTGGCACTCAGGCCAGTCTTCTATTGCTCGAACATTTTCGTTACTGCTACAAAGAGCTTGGTTGTTGCCAGTTGAGCATATG GAGAACTCTTGTTCTTCATTGCCACCTCCATCATGTGTAAATGATGCTTCTGTGTTACTTGAGTTTGTCATGAGGTCTGTGACTTGCATGGAAGAAACTGCAAGGATGAAGGTATTTGAGCTAGTACCTATATGGGCTGACACTATTGCTAACTGGGACTCCTGGGAGGAGATGGAGGATCAGGGAGTTTTCAACACAATTAAAGAAGCCATCAATTTCCACCAAAGATTTGACCTCACTGGTTTCTTCCTGAAAATGCTTCCTTCGCAGTCTGAAAATGGTTCACAGAGTTCAGTCATTGGCCGGGTGTCTAATTTTGTGACCAGGGCAATTGCAGCCTACCCATCTGCTACATGGAGGGCATGCTCATGCATCCATACACTATTGCACGCTCCAAATTTCTCCCTTGGAActgaagatgctagaaaggcTATTGCTGTATCCTTTGCGCAAGCAGCGTTTTCCCATTTCAAGTCTATATCTGAAAGTCCTGCGGGGATATGGAAACCACTATTGTTGGCAATTTCGTCATGCTACATTTGCTATCCAGATGCCATTGAACAAGTCTTGAACAACTATGATGGTAACGGCTATACTATCTGGGCATCTGCACTGGCACAAGTCTCAAGCAGCTCATTCAGTCCTGGTCTATCATCTGAATCCGAGATCAAATTAGCTG TGCTAACACTATCAACGGTGATTGAGCATCTCTTGGTCCTGTCCATGGTTGGCACCAAAGTTTTTCAAGACTGCTATGTATCATTGATGGAATCTTGCATTCAGCTGAAGGAAGTTGAGGAGGATGGGGATAATGATGACGATGATGTTGGCGCTGAAGatcttgatgatgatgaagaggaggaagacaCTGAAGATGACGATGAG GATTCGGAGGATGATGATGTGCGAGAAGAGACGGAAGAGGAATTCCTTGAAAGGTATGCGCTGGCGGC
- the LOC120645992 gene encoding disease resistance protein Pik-2-like — protein sequence MHHMSKELESIRAALWNVGEVPVEQLNKLVRIWARDVRELSYDMEDIVDTFMVRVQGPDTPSKKSAKRFIKKLVNIVTKATTRHEIAQEIKDIKERVREVAERRDRYKVDAIKPVKTLVDPRISTLYTKATDLVGIDEAREELITRLTKGDDMSAQQQRVVSIVGFGGLGNTTLAKAVYDQLKIAFAQI from the exons ATGCATCATATGTCTAAAGAGCTCGAAAGCATACGCGCCGCGCTCTGGAATGTCGGCGAGGTGCCAGTGGAGCAGCTCAACAAGCTGGTAAGGATCTGGGCCCGGGATGTCAGGGAGCTGTCCTATGACATGGAGGATATCGTCGACACCTTCATGGTGCGTGTCCAGGGCCCTGACACCCCGAGCAAGAAGAGTGCCAAAAGATTCATCAAGAAGTTGGTCAATATAGTCACTAAGGCTACGACTCGCCATGAGATAGCACAAGAGATCAAGGACATCAAAGAGCGTGTCAGGGAAGTGGCCGAGCGACGCGACAG GTACAAGGTTGATGCTATTAAACCTGTCAAAACCTTGGTTGACCCTCGCATATCAACTCTATACACTAAGGCTACAGATCTCGTTGGCATTGATGAGGCAAGAGAAGAACTAATCACCAGGCTGACAAAGGGGGATGATATGTCTGCACAGCAGCAACGGGTAGTCTCTATAGTTGGTTTTGGAGGATTAGGCAACACAACACTTGCCAAAGCAGTGTATGACCAGCTTAAG ATTGCATTTGCACAGATTTGA
- the LOC120645279 gene encoding ATP-citrate synthase alpha chain protein 2-like, giving the protein MARKKIREYDSKRLLKENLKRLAGIDLTILSAQITQSTDFAELVSQQPWLSTTKLVVKPDMLFGKRGKSGLVALNLDFDQVKEFVKERLGVEIEMGGCKAPITTFIVEPFVPHDQEYYLSIVSERLGSTISFSECGGIEIEENWDKVKTVFLPTEKPMTPDACAPLIATLPLEARGKIGDFIKGVFAVFQDLDFSFMEMNPFTMVNGEPYPLDMRGELDDTAAFKNFKKWGAIEFPLPFGRVLSPTESFIHELDEKTSASLKFTVLNPKGRIWTMVAGGGASVIYADTVGDLGYASELGNYAEYSGAPNEEEVLHYARVVLDCATADPDGRKRALLIGGGIANFTDVAATFNGIIRALREKESNLKASRMHIYVRRGGPNYQSGLAKMRKLGAELGIPIEVYGPEATMTGICKQAIECIMAAA; this is encoded by the exons ATGGCGCGCAAGAAGatccgggagtacgactccaagcgCCTCCTCAAGGAGAACCTCAAGCGCCTCGCCGGCATCGACCTCACCATCCTCTCCGCCCAG ATCACACAATCAACAGACTTTGCAGAGCTTGTGAGCCAGCAGCCATGGCTGTCAACCACAAAGTTGGTCGTGAAGCCCGATATGCTGTTTGGGAAGCGTGGCAAGAGTGGCCTGGTGGCCCTCAACCTTGATTTTGATCAAGTCAAGGAGTTTGTGAAGGAGCGGTTGGGAGTCGAG ATTGAGATGGGTGGCTGCAAGGCTCCAATCACGACCTTCATTGTTGAACCATTTGTGCCCCATGATCAAGAGTATTACCTATCGATTGTGTCAGAGAGGCTGGGCAGCACCATCAGCTTCTCAGAGTGTGGTGGGATTGAGATCGAGGAGAACTGGGACAAGGTTAAGACGGTTTTTCTTCCAACTGAGAAGCCAATGACACCAGACGCATGTGCTCCCTTGATCGCCACCCTTCcattggag GCACGCGGAAAAATTGGTGACTTCATCAAAGGAGTGTTTGCTGTCTTCCAAG ACCTGGACTTCTCATTTATGGAGATGAACCCATTTACCATGGTGAATGGGGAGCCATATCCTCTGGACATGAGAGGAGAACTAGATGATACAGCAGCTTTCAAAAACTTCAAGAA GTGGGGAGCTATTGAATTCCCTCTACCATTTGGAAGAGTACTGAGCCCTACAGAAAGTTTCATCCATGAACTAGATGAGAAG ACAAGTGCCTCTCTGAAGTTTACAGTTTTGAACCCAAAGGGACGCATCTGGACAATGGTTGCTGGAGGTGGTGCTAGTGTCATATACGCTGATACT GTTGGAGATTTGGGGTATGCTTCAGAGCTTGGAAACTATGCAGAGTATAGTGGTGCTCCCAACGAGGAGGAGGTTCTGCATTATGCTAGAGTCGTACTTGAT TGTGCGACTGCTGATCCCGATGGTCGTAAGAGGGCACTTCTCATTGGAGGTGGCATTGCTAACTTTACTGATGTGGCTGCCACATTCAATGGCATCATCCGGGCCTTAAGAGAGAAG GAATCCAACTTGAAGGCTTCAAGGATGCACATTTATGTTCGCAGAGGTGGCCCGAATTACCAATCTGGACTGGCTAAAATGCGTAAACTTGGTGCAGAGCTTGGCATTCCAATTGAG GTGTATGGGCCAGAAGCGACGATGACAGGAATCTGCAAACAAGCAATTGAATGCATCATGGCTGCAGCATAA